The sequence below is a genomic window from Saccopteryx leptura isolate mSacLep1 chromosome 3, mSacLep1_pri_phased_curated, whole genome shotgun sequence.
TCTGTCTGGATATAAATTCTGGAACTTCTACATTTATCCCTAGAGACTTGAGTGTCCCATCAGCTGGGAATCCacatgcagaaggacccaggcaTTTGGACTACCTGAGCAGCAATTCATGAATCTACTTTCCTAGCCGAACAGGATCTGAAACAGAATCTAGACCCTTCAGCACTTCAAACTGCAGTCTCCAGATCTTGTTTGAGGACACAAGCCATTGATGGGCTGGGACAAGGCCAGATTCTTGGGACTGTGGTTTCCTGTGCTAGCTGTCCTGCTGGGAGACTGCCAGGCACACCCAATCCCAGACTCCAACCCCCTCCTCCAATTTGGGGACCAAGTCCGGCAGCGGTACCTTTACACAGATGACGTCCAGGATACAGAGGCCCACCTGGAGAtcagagctgatggcacagtggtgggggcTGCCCACCAGAGTCCGGAAAGTGAGTGTAGGGGCAGAGCCTGGACCTAacgggggaggggctgggggccctGGACTCTGGGTCTGAAGAAGAAGGGGCTGAGGGCAGGACTCCTGGGTTTGACAGAGGAGAGGCTAGGACCCCATATTCCTGGGTCTGAGGGTGGAGGGGCCTGGGAAAAGGCTGTAGGAGTCTCTGATCACTATCTTCCCTCAGGTCTCTTGGAACTGAAAGCCCTAAAGCCAGGTGTCATTCAAGTCATGGGAGTCAAGACATCCAGGTTCCTGTGCCAGGGGCCAGATGGGACACTGTATGGATCGGTGAGTTTCCGGGATGCCCTCCTCAGATTCATCCTCCTATCACCTTCACCACCTGGATACCATGTCCAGCAACTGTGGCCTAAGCGAGGCTTGGTTCTGTGCTCTCTGCATAGCCCGACCTCACTGAAACCCGTAAAAGTGGGGCTGTTGTTATCAATTTTTGCAAGAAGGAAAACTAAGGCTTAAGCAGTGACAACATTGGCCCAAGTCTCGAGGTCTGTGAATGACAGAGTGGCCTAAGAGACTGCGTTTTGTGTCTCACAACTCAGGGAGCCTGTACAGTCAGTGACCATGACCTTAGGTGGTAGCCAGACTTCCCTGCTTGGTCTCAGAAAGCCTTGACTGTTTCCAGGGCTGGAATGTTCCTCTTTCTGAAGTGGGGATAGAAAGTGGGCCTTGCAGGACTGCCCAGGAATGTCCTAGAGGTTGGGGTGGGAGGCCTGGACCCCTGGGTCCTGCAGCGGGAGGTGTGCAGGTGTCTCTGATCTCTATTCTTGTCCCCTCAGCTCCACTTCGACCCCGAGGCCTGCAGCTTCCGGGAGCTGCTTCTTGAGGACGGGTACAATGTCTACCAGTCTGAGGCTCGAGGCCTCCCTCTCCGCCTGCCAGCCCACAACTCCCCATCCTGGCACCCGCCCCACCAGGGACCCTCCCGCTTCCTGCCGCTGCCAGGCCTGCCCCTGGTGCCCCCAGAGCCTGCAGGGCTCCCGGCCCCTTACCCTCCCAACGTGGACTCCTCAGACCCCCTGAGCATGGTGTGGCCTTCGCAGGGCCAAAGCCCCAGCTACACTTCCTGAAGCCATAGGCTGTTTATTTTTGGATCTCTTCTTTATTTAttgggttatttattttatttatatttttatttttcttacttggaATAATAAAGAGTCTAAAAGAAGGATTGGAGTGAGCATGTGTGAGTGTTTGAGGACAGAAATGGAATCTGCTTCTCCTGCTGCTATTGATCCccaaagccccctgctgagaggatgggagaaagtccagcctccctgggcctcagttttctgttCCCATGAAGTGTCCCCAGGGACTATGGACTATCCCTGCTTTGACAGGACAGAACTTATTCCCACTCACTCTACCTCCAACCTCTAGTTAATGTTGTGGAACTATTTCTCAGTGGTACCTCAATAACAGACAGATTCCTTTTGAAGCAGGGGATTATTTCTAATGACACTACAGGCCCATAGCCTcatgggaaatgtagttttctgGGTTCATTTAGCACTAGAAATGGGAATACATCTTGGTCCTTAGACTAGGACAAGGACTTTTGGATCTTCGGGGTGTTTTTGATGTTGGATGGCACCCTGGGTCTTGAGGGATCAGAGGGCTGCACATATGGACATGTGAGGCCCAGGAGAACAGGGGAATAGGAACCTAGAACCTGGACCCCCTAgtctgagggaggaagggctggggCCCAGAGATTTGGTCTGAGGGTATGGGGATTGAGGTGGGGAGTCCTGGGTCTCTGAAAAAAGACTTGAAGATCTGAATACATCCATCCAGGTGCTCATGGACTTTGGAGTATAATAACTATCAAGGACATACTTTTACGAGAGCTTACACTGATCACTGATCACTACAATGGCAATcgtattacaatatataaatgtatcaagttAACATGACCCACACCTTAAGTTTACACAACGTTATATGTCCAATATATTtcaataagtttctttttttaatatggagTTTTATCCTTCTAAAAGAGAGATTCTGTTGAGTTATTCTGAGATCTCTGGGGATCAAGACCATGCCAGCATCTTCTGACTTCCCATAGCTTCCTACAGTCACATACTAATTGGAGCCtgtgaaatctctctctctctctctctctctaacacacacacacacacacacacacacacacacacacacacacacacacacacacacactatgactGACACAACCACTGCTGCTGTTCTCAGACACCCTCTCCCCCAGGGTCTCTGGTCTCCTGTTCTCCCTGGAACAGTGCTGGCTTGGCCTCTCCCACTTATACTTCAGGGTTTGTGGGGCTCCATGGCCAGCTGGCTTTGGGGAAGACGCTCTCTGTGACCTTTCGCTCTCCTGCTGGCTCTGTGTGGGATTTTtggtggggagaggggatgggattTAGGAACGCAGAAACCATGCAGCCGAACCTGAATCTGACGAGGAAAAGTCAAGCAAATCTCAATCAAGGGACATGCTGCCAAAAACTGGCCTTGACTCTTTGAAAGTGTCAAggccaagaaagaaaaaggtggaGGAGTTGTTCACAGACCGGAGACTGGAGAGACAG
It includes:
- the FGF21 gene encoding fibroblast growth factor 21 gives rise to the protein MGWDKARFLGLWFPVLAVLLGDCQAHPIPDSNPLLQFGDQVRQRYLYTDDVQDTEAHLEIRADGTVVGAAHQSPESLLELKALKPGVIQVMGVKTSRFLCQGPDGTLYGSLHFDPEACSFRELLLEDGYNVYQSEARGLPLRLPAHNSPSWHPPHQGPSRFLPLPGLPLVPPEPAGLPAPYPPNVDSSDPLSMVWPSQGQSPSYTS